The sequence ACATGATATACATCGATTCTTAAATATATTGCTTCCAGTCTATTTACAATATAAGAGCTTATTGATGTCTTAGATtattacaaaatatatataattgatACCTTATAACAAGCAAAAAGGAGGCAAATGTGGTAATATAAGTGGTTGTTTGAAGGACTGTTGTTACTTTAGAAAAaatgaacgtccagaactaaATGAAACTCTACAATATTCCATGAAAAGAGAGTATGCAGTCGTATTTGAAAAAAACGTTTTTGAAAAAATCAACAGGGCTGTGGGCTGTCAACAAAACATAGATTCTAACTTGAATTCTCTTTAAAAGCATCAGGTTTTGGAACGTTTTTTTTGTAATCAATCTTCCCTCGTCTCCATTCCTACAGGCTttgtaaatggaaaaaatattGCAGTTCCTTCATATCCTTGAATCTCGTTATGTGATTGGAAAAGCAGAACCATTCTCCATCTGGTATCGGTACCACTGAGTCTGCAGCAGAGCTCTTCCTCAATGCAAATCGTTCTTAAGCCACACAGTTGTATCACAACAGATCTCAGCTGTATCTGACACATCAAACAAGGTTTCAATAACACACACAATACTTTATCTCACGTCTTGTGGCTATAAACAGAGCTGATGCACCAGATGAAACTCATCATTTCCAAAGTAAAGGTTTGTTCACTCTTTGGTTTAAGAGTATTAGGCATTACATATAATTCAGTTAACAGTATATGCATGTAGCTCTTCATATAAGGGTATGGACACTGTTACTGATAGTAAATGTTTGCGTTAGCTGAATAGTCAAATTCTTTGAGACTTTACATAAGAAACATGAAAAGTATAATGTGGGAATttgataaaacagaaaaatccaAGACTGAAACACAGAATATTATATATATCTTAAACTAACCGACTTCAGAGTAAAAGAATGCACACTTCATGACTGTACGTGGTTTTACTGCCTTGATATAAGTCTTGCAAGAAGACAAAGTCCACACCTATCACAGCATCTACTGGCTATCTTTGTGGCTCCCTTAAACTTGTTAGATTGGGATTCTATTTTTTCACAAGCCCAACTCAGGCTCAGTGATGTCTCAAAACTGTGaggtgtatgtgtgcatgtgtgtgagtttgtGAGGATGCGTGCTTGAGTTTGGGTGCAGAAATGGGCCACTCACAGCAAACACATTAAAGCATTTCCATTTGCTCTCCGCTTGCCGTATACAGTGAGCTTGAACCCACAAGTCTGTTCTGTCTCTTATTAGTCTCTGTCTTTTGCTCCTTTTCATTACAACCACAACCCAttctttcaaaaataaaaaaataaaaaataaaaaaataaaaaaccttcCCTGGCAGACGGAGACAGAGGCTTCAGCGCCGACGGCAGCTGCCTCAGTTTCAGATCTTCTGGCACATGTGGAGCCTGGACTTGGACGAGGAGGTGGCGTCTTTCCACACCTTGCAGGAGAGGCCCTTGGCGCAGTCGCAGCGCTGGAAGATTTCCAGGCCGTGAGAGCCTTTCTTTCTCTGCTTGGTGCACACCTCTCCCTGCCTGAGCACCGGTTTGCAGATTTTGGTCCAGAAATGACGGGCACAGCAGTAGCCCTCTGAGCAATCAGATGAGCGCAAGCAAGAGTCACCATCGTGCCCTTACAAAAGAAGACAAGAGACACTAATGAGTGGTGATAAACCAGCAAACAACAAACTCCAAACTGGACATTAAGTTGGCTCGTGTGCACTatgaaaaatagaaacaaatgcTTCATCAGAGACATAAAAGACCAGCATGAAATTGTAATCCATCTAGCATCAAAAAAGGTTTGCTGTACAGAACTTAagtaagaaaggaaaagaaatgtACAATGATTGTTCATTAAGCTGTTATGTTTTCCATGGGGATATAATTATGCAAGccttttctctcatttcagctCATTTCATGTTATATGTGAGCATGTCAGAGACTAAAGAAAGAAACAGGCTATCAAAATACAGCAAGTAAACTATTAGATTAATCTGAATCATACAATCTGCTTGAGACTTGGCAGCAGGTTAGCATTACTGCAACAAATGCATATTTACAACAATTTAGGCCTGTAGCTTTTCTGTGAAAGTCTTTCACATATATGCCATCCAGTTGTTTAAATCAGTTATTTCAATATTGAGTTCAAATAGAAAGTCCATCAGATCAGAGTAATGCACTATCCATCAATTGCTTTAACGTCCATGATTTTTCTTAAGCAGTGGTTTACATGAGGCCTGTCACACACTCTAAGAAATCATGGTGCAGGAATGGTCCCAAGAAGGTGCATAATGTTTTGTTGCTCCGATTTTATTCTAGCGTACAAACACTGTACCCTCCTGTTTAAAAGTCTGCACCCCTAGAGACAAAAATATACCTTTCTGTTCTGGTACAGAAATGTATCCATTGGCAACAACCAATTTTGAAATCACTAGTTACCCTAACAAGCATGTTTTGGACTGTGGAAAACCGGAGTACGAGGAGTAAACCCATGTTatcacagggagaacatgcaaacttcagacagaaaggccccagccgagACTAGAAACCATGAGGCCACCGtgcaaaccaccacaccaccctgCAGCCCACACCTAACTATCAAAGTTTAAGCCTATCTATTTGTCTGTACCTTAAGGTTATTAAAAGGTACAATTATGTACCCTTGGTAGTCCGTGATGATTTTGTAGCTTTATAATTAAGCAGTCGTCCACCGTATTTATCTAAATGGCCATTTCTGTATCTTGCATGTTACTTTTTAGATAACTGTACCTCTGGGTAGAGAAATGAAacccttttttctttgtgttcttGAGAAGAGGGAGTGAGCCAAGtacaaataaaagcaaatggGCAAATTTATTGCAACTTTAAGCAGTGCTGTTATTTTGCATTGATTTTAGCTTAGCGGTTCTGAGTGATTGAATACTTTATGGACGGACCATTTCATGAACTTAAATCAGGTGACATGAACAGAAAGCAGGAGGCTCACTGAGTTATAAGGAATAAATGTGCCAACCCTGCATTCTGTGGTTATTACTTGACTATCACACAATGTGTGCTGCTGTCAGTGAAACTGTTCAAATGACTTCATGTAGGTGGAGAAACAGCAGAGGCATTGTGGTTTCTTCTTGGCTCCCCATGATATGTTTTGGGTGCACCAGTGCTGACACATGAGCGCAAGGCCAATTATCAACATAGTTTGTGAGCTGACATTGCCCTTGAATGCTTAAAGACGGGCAGAGGGTGAACAACAAAGTGATTAAGCCACCTAAACCAAGTTCAGTGAGAACTATAACAACCAGcatgagagaaaaaacaacattgATAATGTTTACACTGGACAGAGTAAAATCTTACCTTTAAGTGAATGCTTAGCTTGTGCCTTCCCACCCTTCTTCCAATTGTCTTTGGTGGAGAGTTTGTTGTGTTCATCTAGTGCTGAGATGTGAGGCGAAAGCACGCTCTCAGAGATAGGGATGCAAATATCTGTACAAAGAATGAAAAGACAAATACAAATGTCATAAAAATACAGAGCAGATTGTTAAACTTGGCTGCTATCTTGGCCAGTTTAAGGATCCTATCAGTAGCTTGTCTTCAGCTGCATGTTGACCACAATAGCTTTACCTAGGGACTATGGTAACTCTTGGAGGGGTAAATCTAAGTATGAGGGAGATATTTTATAATCCAACGGTACTACACTGAACATTTCTGATTACCTGAATGCTCCTAATTCCCATTTAATTCTTTCTGTCTCAGTCGGTCAATGCAGTGATTTGTTAATCTTTAAAATGTTGTCTGTAAACTCAACAAAACTCAGCAAACTTCACTAAAAATTACAAAGGGAGCAGGGATCCTAAGAACTAAACAGTGAATTTGAGAAAATGATTTTAGATCATACTAAAGCGCAATTAAAAAACAGTCACATGCACAATCGAGTATGAAAGTTGTTAGATTTTGAGTGAAAAAGCTGAAGGACACTTCCTCTTTTCCCTGCTCTGTCTGTGTACTTGAGTTAACTTgcagttgggggggggggcataagAAACTTTTGGTTCAAAGGCATATTTATAGACTGCGTAATGATGTTAAGGCAGAACACTTCCTATACTGTATATGTTCAGCTATGTCagtcaaaaaaagagaaaaaaataataaaatgccaACATGTTGCCTTTATTCCAGCCTTAATGTCACACAGTTCAGCTAAAGCTCATAATTCTGTCTCTGTTCAGCATGTGTTCAGTATCTTTAAATTGTTTTGACTATATGACTAAGACTCTGTTGCTATATATGATCTTAATGATCGAGAAAACTTGAATTCTGTGCCCACGTCATTACATAATTTACCCCCCCTCCAAATATATaagtagtcttttttttaatgttgcaaTCGGCACTGCTGTcacacaaaaataattttagatCTATCTGACAAGAAAGTATCACCATCAACACCAAGAAAATGCAATGAAATTGTTTGTGTGCACAAACGCACAGTTACTGCAGCGGTTCCCTGGGCAGCACATAGCATCTCTGTGGCATCGCTTCTTCCTCCTGCGGCAGGAGAGGCAGCGAGAGGGAGCCTGTTGAGGGCTGTGGCAGTAGCTGCCCACACTACACTCCTTGTCATTACTGCATGGATACACCTGCTGAGAACAAAAGTCAGTTTAATCACTTGAATCATGAATTGGATTGCACAAAAGCAGATATAATTCAATAAAcctgtgaaataaagacagattaaGCAAATATTTTGGTTTGTACAAACATAGTATTCAAGCCTAGCCCCTCCTCCTCTGCCCAACAAGTCAAGAGTAGTGGCAGTGTTCAGTAAGATGAAAAATTAAACAGGTTGTGGCCAATCTAAGAATAAAGCTGTAAATCTGTAAAGATTGTTTCACTGTATGTACAGCTCTTCTCAGGTCTGGAATCCATAACACTTGCAGGGTAGGATTTTGCTTGACAAAATTTCCTTAAATCAGTTATTTTCAATAGACAACAAACAGCTATAATTTGTCACTAAGGGGTACCCATGAACAATGTTGATGACAGTGTGGTTGCACAACAAAGTTTATGTCAGCAATGGATTCAATCAAGAGTTATGGAGTTCTGTTTCATTTTTATGTGGCTTCATGAGTGAAAGATTAAGAGTTAAGCGCATACTTTCCAAAAGATTTATCCAAACTTTTTGCGAAGTGGCAAAAACAATCTGAAACACGTGCACATGCTGTTGTGGTGTAAATGCTGAATACCTTGAACTACTTATGTTGGAGTCTTTCTGTCTTGATTCAGAATTACATTCCTCAGCCTGTGGGGACGGTGTTGAAAGGAACAATACCACCAGGTTTTAAAATTGGGTGTGAGGACCTAGAGGTCAGATGACCTTCAATAAGGCATATGTCCTGGTGTGAGATGTACTGGGGTGGCTTTAAAACTTTGCCCTAAGACTTTGAAGTGAATTCAAAAATTGACTGGCAGCTACAGTCAGTCAGTTGATTGGCAACAGTGCATTGAAATTAAAGAATGCAAAGACAATAAAGAAGCTGATCATCACTTCTAATTCAGCTGATGACAtcagcatttatatatatatttttttaaatcttcctAAAATGAAAGAATTAAACTCATTGTTCGTAATGAAAATGTAAAGTACTTGAATGGTCAAACATAAATATGTGCATGTCTAGACTAACAGACCAATCTGTTCCTTAATCATAGGAATTTCACTGTCAGGGGCTGTGATCTGATTTGTTGACTTTTCAGGGTTAAACTGGAGAGTGTTATCAGCAAAACATTGCTTGATCAAGCAATCAGTGAAATAGCATAGCTGGAGATTATCATCAGTACAGAGGAGCTAAAAGCTGTGGCTGAAAAAGCTAATAATCTGTTAAAGGgataaaacatgaaaagatAAGAAAAGGGCCCAAAACAGAACCCTGATGGACTCTGTGTAGCAACCACACACAAGTCATAAAACAGTTTATTGTTATTGGGCAATGAAACATATTTGTTTCATGTGTTGAAGCTTATGTCCTCCCATTTAGTTCAATAAAAGGACCAAATACATTCCCATGGGATGTTTGTTCACATAGGCCGaaactacggtggccgacacgtgcaaacgcgctgcaaacggcgaaacaaatccaacagtaaaacgctgcaagagaaaaatgcggcaatcacaaaaacgaccggagcgcACGCACTGCAAACCcctaaacacatgcaagagagaaacgctgcaaacccctaaacacatgcaagagagaaacgctgcaaacccctaaacacatgcaagagagaaacgctgcaaacccctaaacacatgcaagagagaaacgctgcaaacatcaaaacacatgcaagagagaaacgctgcaaacttcaaaacacaacggatgttcgccaggccactagggggtctcgacctgtgggatagggaatcaactatgggagatctaccatattaatgaaagagaagaaagtcaaaaggtacgttgtcatttatgtcttttttaaacactagGCCGTAATCgtttaccttattatagcgacataactccgctgctcttctatgcTGAGGGACTGAGGCCCccttgcagcgcgtttgcacgtgtcggccaccgtacgaAACAGCCTTTACATACATTCGAAGAATATGCAACCTCTAGTGGTCGTGAGAACAACTACATGTGAATTGTAAAAGTGGCATCTCTGAAAGTAGTGGTGgccttgtaaaaagaatgtatttcatCCCTAAAGATGATATTTTTCTCCTGGCCAAGTAGAGTTATTGCCAACATCCAAACATGAAGTGACTAAAgagtttttttcaaataaagtgTAGTTGTGTTATTGGCTAAACATAACTGAGAAAGTGAAAACCCCATTGTCATATGATGATCTTGAAAGCGCGTCATGAAAGTATGAATGAAAAAAGTACTATTATACTAACTAGTTTTTCAGTGCCATCCAACAACCCCTCCAAACTCCTTTGGAGAATTAAGAGCTTGTGGGGGCGGTAATTTACAGGACATCATTATGAGTCTTATTTAAGTTTCTGAACAAATGACCTGTATGATCATTTTAattggaggacttgttgcaaAGAGCTCTACTTATTGTAGCTTGTAGAAAATATGTGGGATGACTGAAAACTTTCAAGCTTACACTATTGTTGGTGCTTCACTTTTGCCCCTGTTACACACAGAGCAAAGGACTCACTCTGCACTCTGTCTCCTGAAAACAGGCAAACTCAATCAACTGGGTTATGCAGCTCCATTTTTTCTGATGTGCACCAGCTACTACAAAAAAATGACTCGGCTAAACTGAGGTTTTGCTTGGACCAAAGACCGGACCTGAGAAAGTTTCAGCTTGAGCTCAACTTGGATGTATTTATTGAGTGTGTTGATTTATGACCACTGTGTATTATCACAAAGGTAGTAAATCAAAGTAAATCTTATACAAGCTCAATCATCTGTATTTTTGAACAATTAATGTCGCTCCTTGCCATGGAAGAAATAGGAATCAAATGTTTGGAGGAACCAGGCCAGAGAAACTTTTAATGATGCAAGTAAGAGTCCTTTTATTGTTACATTGGTTTCAGCGTTGGTTATTCCAGTTTTAAAAAGGCAACATTTCTCTTTAACTTCGACATTAAGTTCAATTGGAATTGCTCCCCATCAGCACTATTGAAACCtttctaaaaataaatacacttttagaagtttaaaaaaaaaaaactgatgttttGAAAGCTAATACCAAATGCTTTCTTCTAAATGCGTTTAATGAGACATAACTGAGGAGTCAATTTAGTAAGCAATTATACTCCTTCATAGTTAATTTTACTTTAAtacttcttgtttttcttttttaaacactgaaaGGTTAGGAAATACTGCGTAGCCTTGCAAAGAAGACATGGAGCCTCTAGGTATTTTCCCATAGTACACTAAATCACCACCAGAAGATAAAAACGCCATCTTAGTAAACATAATATCCACTGTCCCTGCCAGTTAGGGGTACCATGAAAGctaacctgttttttttttcccataacaATTGCGTAAACCAGTGGGAAGTTTTATTGGAACCACTGTCTTGATATAATTCCTTTCACATGCAAGTCCTATCCTCAGCATACTTGGAGCAGGAGCAAAGGAGTTTTGGATAAATGATGTCACAAATCAAATGAACTTTGCAAACATATGAAACAATGTCACACATTTGCACTGAATTAATCAAGGAAATATTATGTTGAGAACAGCTGCAGGAAAAGCTCAGGGATGAGACACAATAGAATTCAGGCCACTGTGTTTCTCTGGTCGCTGAACTTCGTTACTTCATTTCAAGCTATCCGGTTACATTTTAGCATGTAACATATGATCAAAGTTGTCATTTGCACAACATAACACCTATACGTTCAAATCACTAAAGTGACTTTTAGAAGTTCAACAATGAAAATGATTTTCTTTGTAGACTGACTTTGGTTGTCACACCACCACCAGCACCACATCCACATTTAGCTGGCAGTGCTCTGACAGATCTGATTTAGTGTGGCTTACCACTGACAAACATGGAGAGGTCAACATAAAAAATCAGAGCATAGTTATAATAGTCACAGTATAGAAGGCACTACATTTGGACTGTAAAAGTCAGCAGTGTGGCCATGCTATACAGAAAATattaaaaagaacaaacatcCTTGCAAACACCAACATGCACCACGGTTTAAACCAACAATATTAGTATTTCAGAACATTAGAAGCTCTTATTCCTGGGCTTCAGCTTCACAAAATGAACAACATTAGACTTGCTGGACGGTCGCCACTCTGACTTTCTCAGGCTGGAAACACATGGCGGCAATGACACAGCCAATGAAAAATGAGCAGGAATATTGAACTAAATGCTCATCCATCATTATGACAGATTCCCAGAATTCAAATGCACAAGACCTGATGTTTTATGCATTTTAACAAATTCTTAATTACCGCAAATGTTAAAGGAATAATTAAAGGTCTGATGTAGCATAAAAACAGGATGAAGGGGTCAAAAGGCCTTGAATCATGCGAGAAAAGGAGAGTACACCCTCATTTTTAGGATTTGTGTTTTAGGacatattaaaaacaaaaactgaaggaCATCTGTTCTTACCATGTCTTGAAataaggtaaatacaacctcagaagaaaaaaaaccttgtcaTATTACACTGTGATATTATTCATTTAAAGTTCACTCCATGACACCCATGATAAGTAGCTTGCAGAGCCACCATTAGTAGTTAACAGTTGAAATAATACTTTGCTGAATGACTATAGCGCTAATGTATTTTCTCCTTGGCATTATACCAATGCACACCTGACTGCTCCAGACCAGCTCTCTGCCAAAccttctgtttttaaaaatacGATTAAAAATACAAGAAATAAGATTTAGAGTCACTGGTGTTTGAGGAGAACCAGGCTGGCTTTTCCCACTGCTTCCTGACATCATACTAATCCACTCCTGGCTCCAATACCAaacttaaacacacagacattaGTTTGGTCTTGATCCCTTTAAAGAAGATGACTAAGCTTAAACCTTGATGACAAATTATTGCTGTAGCTCCAGTTGTTGCTGTAAGCCCACTTGACAGGTTTTGTGAATCTACTACTTTGAAGGTGAAGCTCAATAGTTATCTGACGATACATCACTGTGGATGGTCGGTATAAACATAATTAAGGGAGGAGTTTGTTTAATTACACATTCATTCcatgacaaaagaaaatgtgtaaaaaatgtgttttagatATGAAGACAGATGGGTCTTGCTATGTGCAAGAGCTCCTCATAATACCAACTCTGATTCTGATCTGTCTTTCTAAACATGCAGCAGCTCTGTATCAATTACTGTGCATTTCACATAACCAGGATAAACTGGAAtagaagaggaagaaggagaagacCTGGGATCATCTCTTCCATCATGGCTCATGACAGCCTTTTGAAACCCAGTGATACCTGACCCCATAACCGCAGCTGATAATCCGGTCTTATCCTGTCATGTTTTAAAACGCCTTGTTTGCAACTTCTGAAGGACAGGGCTTTATTTGGATGCATCTTACTCATctcatatcttttttttttctgttgctcCCTTATTTTTACCGAGATAGCCTTCACACATAAAAGCGTAACTTTGGATCCTGGACAGGAAGTGGGTTAAAAACTGTGTACTGTGAATGATGATATGCTGGTGAGATGATAAAggaagagacagacagaggtCCATAAGGGAAGCCCCCGGTCCTGTCTTGTGTTGCTCTCGTGCTGGTAATGCACTGTTGCTTTGAAGAGAAGCCTTAAATGTGCGGGAGCAACAATCTACAAGGGATTTACTCCAGGATATACAGGGCTTTGAACCCTCTCTCCCAGTCTTTGAGATCCCTTATTTACCTCTGTACAGTCATTCCAAAGTGCTGATATAATTCCATGGACGTGCTCTGTAATGCATATAAATAACTTGAAGAATGTCTTTTCTACTTCGCTCGAGTCTGAGTGTCTAAAATTCTGGGGACAGTAAGATAACTAAACAACAACAGTAAAGCAAAACAGTAAGTTCCCTGGAAGTGCATCTGTTTGCATTTCACTGACAAAGCCCTAAAGTGGCCTCAGTGATTGTGATGAAAGCAAATGTCATGGTGTTTCAGTGACAGGGATGACAATTGAGTGGCTCGATGGGTCAACAGGAAATCAAACTTTAACAGATTAGATTGGTGTTTGCTTCCCGCTTCCAACTGAAAGCACGGAGCAACAACAGACCTGCTGGTCCACCGCTGTCATATCAACGTGATGCCAACAAAAATGCAAAACCTAAATTTGTCCAGACTGAAAAACGCTGCAATTTCTCGATAATTGTACGATCACCACATTTTTGTCCTATTTCTCCACGTCATGCAGCTTTTGTCATGTTAGTGATCCTGCGTCCCCTTTGGATGACGCTGACGTGATAACATCACAACGTCAACTCTCATGACGACAGCTTAACGGGTTTGAAGGGCATTGGTGGATGTCATTAATCGGAGTTCTTTCAAATGTTCCCTCTGTCTTTTCA is a genomic window of Odontesthes bonariensis isolate fOdoBon6 chromosome 4, fOdoBon6.hap1, whole genome shotgun sequence containing:
- the dkk2 gene encoding dickkopf-related protein 2 isoform X1; its protein translation is MLVSTWNRCCVVIFVVASLRTEASQVSEARPKANSIKPGHLEESPTPATNRSAAVTKKHFSIPQQVYPCSNDKECSVGSYCHSPQQAPSRCLSCRRRKKRCHRDAMCCPGNRCSNYICIPISESVLSPHISALDEHNKLSTKDNWKKGGKAQAKHSLKGHDGDSCLRSSDCSEGYCCARHFWTKICKPVLRQGEVCTKQRKKGSHGLEIFQRCDCAKGLSCKVWKDATSSSKSRLHMCQKI
- the dkk2 gene encoding dickkopf-related protein 2 isoform X2, coding for MLVSTWNRCCVVIFVVASLRTEASQVSEARPKANSIKPGHLEESPTPATNRSAAVTKKHFSIPQVYPCSNDKECSVGSYCHSPQQAPSRCLSCRRRKKRCHRDAMCCPGNRCSNYICIPISESVLSPHISALDEHNKLSTKDNWKKGGKAQAKHSLKGHDGDSCLRSSDCSEGYCCARHFWTKICKPVLRQGEVCTKQRKKGSHGLEIFQRCDCAKGLSCKVWKDATSSSKSRLHMCQKI